A genome region from Rattus norvegicus strain BN/NHsdMcwi chromosome 17, GRCr8, whole genome shotgun sequence includes the following:
- the Slc35d2 gene encoding nucleotide sugar transporter SLC35D2 isoform X3, whose product MEEPDAARLPSRLARLLSALFYGTCSFLIVLVNKALLTTYGFPSPIVLGIGQMTTTIMILYVSKLNKIIHFPDFDKKIPGKLFPLPLLYVGNHISGLSSTSKLSLPMFTVLRKFTIPLTLLLEAIILGKQYSLSIILSVLAIVLGAFIAAGSDLTFNWEGYVFVFLNDIFTAANGVYTKQKMDPKEMWVATLVKANTR is encoded by the exons ATGGAGGAGCCCGACGCGGCGCGGCTGCCCTCTCGCCTGGCCAGGCTGCTATCGGCGCTCTTCTACGGGACATGCTCCTTCCTCATCGTGCTGGTCAACAAGGCGCTGCTGACCACATATGG TTTTCCCTCACCAATTGTTCTTGGAATTGGACAG atGACTACCACCATAATGATACTGTATGTGTCCAAGCTAAATAAAATAATCCACTTCCCTGATTTTGACAAGaaaattcctggaaag ctgttccctctgcctcttctctACGTTGGAAACCACATAAGTGGCTTGTCAAGCACAAGTAAATTAAG CTTGCCCATGTTCACCGTGCTCAGGAAATTTACAATTCCACTCACTTTACTCCTGGAGGCCATCATACTTGG GAAACAGTATTCGTTGAGCATCATCCTCAGTGTCTTGGCCATCGTTCTTGGGGCTTTCATAGCAGCCGG CTCTGACCTCACATTCAACTGGGAAGGCTACGTTTTTGTATTCTTGAATGACATCTTCACCGCAGCAAACGGAGTTTATACCAAACAGAAGATGGACCCGAAG gagatgTGGGTGGCCACTTTAGTGAAAGCAAACACACGGTAG